The Gemmatimonadaceae bacterium genome window below encodes:
- the ffh gene encoding signal recognition particle protein produces MFDELSDKLDAVFTRLRGRGVLSEADIKEGLREIRRVLLEADVNFQLTREFLERVEQKAVGVSALRTVSPGQQLVKIVHDELTAMLGEQREGLRMSTVPPTVVLMVGLQGSGKTTTAAKLARRLAGEGRPTRLVAADVYRPAAIDQLETLAAQIGAPVTVDRSTNDVVKIAKKGVDDARRARERVVIIDTAGRLQIDDDMMRELSRLKDALHPDEILLVADGMTGQDAVRIAKGFNDTLGITGVVLTKMDGDARGGAALSIFGVIKKPIKFIGLGEKTDALEDFYPDRMAGRILQMGDIVTFVEKAQESFDAEEAKRLEKKVRREGFDLEDFLASMKQIQRLGPLEGLLKLLPGVNAKMLKQAKLDPKRLKHAEAIVLSMTKAERKTPGIINGSRRARIAKGAGRPISEVNRLLDQFRDMQKAMKRMQKEGRPPGMAFGR; encoded by the coding sequence ATGTTTGACGAGCTAAGTGACAAGCTGGACGCCGTGTTCACGCGCCTGCGCGGCCGCGGCGTCCTGTCGGAAGCCGACATCAAGGAAGGTCTGCGCGAGATCCGCCGCGTCCTCCTCGAAGCCGACGTCAACTTCCAACTCACCCGCGAATTCCTCGAGCGCGTCGAGCAGAAAGCCGTCGGCGTCTCTGCCCTCCGCACTGTCTCGCCCGGACAGCAACTCGTCAAGATCGTCCACGACGAGCTGACCGCAATGTTGGGCGAACAGCGCGAAGGCCTCCGCATGAGCACCGTGCCGCCCACCGTCGTGCTCATGGTCGGGCTGCAAGGCTCCGGAAAAACGACCACCGCCGCCAAGCTCGCCCGCCGCCTCGCCGGCGAAGGCCGCCCAACCCGGTTGGTCGCCGCCGACGTTTATCGGCCGGCCGCCATCGACCAGCTCGAGACCCTGGCCGCGCAGATCGGTGCGCCTGTCACCGTCGACCGCTCGACCAACGACGTCGTCAAGATCGCCAAGAAAGGCGTCGACGACGCCCGCCGCGCGCGCGAACGCGTGGTCATCATCGACACCGCCGGCCGCCTGCAGATCGACGACGACATGATGCGCGAGCTGTCGCGCCTCAAAGATGCGCTGCACCCGGATGAGATTCTCCTCGTCGCCGACGGCATGACAGGTCAGGACGCCGTCCGCATCGCCAAAGGGTTCAATGACACGCTCGGTATCACCGGCGTCGTGCTCACGAAGATGGACGGCGACGCGCGCGGCGGCGCGGCACTGTCCATCTTCGGCGTCATCAAGAAGCCCATCAAATTCATCGGGCTCGGCGAAAAAACGGACGCGCTCGAGGACTTCTACCCCGACCGCATGGCCGGGCGCATCCTCCAGATGGGCGACATCGTTACCTTCGTCGAGAAGGCGCAGGAGTCCTTCGATGCCGAAGAAGCGAAGCGCCTCGAGAAGAAAGTGCGCCGGGAAGGCTTCGATCTCGAGGACTTTCTCGCCAGCATGAAGCAGATTCAGCGTCTCGGACCTCTGGAAGGGCTGCTCAAGCTGCTGCCGGGGGTCAACGCGAAAATGCTCAAGCAGGCAAAGCTCGATCCCAAGCGGCTCAAGCACGCCGAAGCGATCGTGCTCTCGATGACGAAAGCCGAGCGCAAGACACCCGGGATCATCAACGGCTCGCGGCGCGCGCGCATCGCCAAGGGCGCCGGCCGGCCGATCAGCGAAGTGAACCGCTTGCTGGACCAGTTCCGCGACATGCAGAAGGCGATGAAGCGGATGCAGAAGGAAGGCCGGCCGCCAGGCATGGCGTTCGGTCGTTAG
- the rpsP gene encoding 30S ribosomal protein S16 gives MAVRIRLRRVGRKKQPVYRIVVTDSRSPRDGRFIEMIGSYNPRQSESPLQLQTERADYWLGVGALPSDTVRSLLRKAGLLKARHEKRVAARRQGSAVPVPETE, from the coding sequence ATGGCCGTCAGGATTCGCCTCCGCCGCGTTGGGCGGAAAAAACAACCCGTGTACCGGATCGTCGTCACCGACTCGCGCAGCCCGCGCGACGGCCGCTTCATCGAGATGATCGGCAGCTACAACCCGCGCCAGAGCGAGTCGCCGCTGCAGCTGCAGACCGAGCGTGCCGACTACTGGTTAGGCGTAGGCGCCCTGCCCAGCGACACCGTGCGCTCGCTGCTGCGCAAGGCCGGCCTGCTCAAGGCGCGCCACGAAAAACGTGTCGCTGCCCGGCGCCAGGGCAGCGCCGTGCCGGTGCCCGAGACGGAGTGA
- the rimM gene encoding ribosome maturation factor RimM (Essential for efficient processing of 16S rRNA) has product MGAPAPELLVVGRLRKAHGIRGALVVEPMTDAPDAVFAAGRRLVVGTPNGDPDPAGRTLTVHTVRPQPDGSLIVQFDGIADRSEAERWRDRYLLADARDLEPPGAGQVYVHELPGMRVELPSGESLGTVAGVLELPQGLALEITDGARSALLPFHAEFVRHVDRAARRIVAVPPTGLFE; this is encoded by the coding sequence GTGGGCGCGCCCGCTCCCGAGCTCCTCGTGGTCGGGCGGCTGCGCAAGGCACACGGCATTCGCGGGGCCCTGGTCGTCGAGCCCATGACCGACGCGCCGGACGCGGTGTTCGCGGCCGGCCGTCGGCTCGTCGTCGGCACGCCTAACGGAGATCCCGACCCCGCCGGCCGCACCCTCACCGTCCACACCGTGCGCCCCCAGCCGGACGGATCCCTCATCGTCCAGTTCGACGGCATCGCCGACCGCAGCGAAGCCGAGCGCTGGCGCGACCGCTACCTGCTCGCCGACGCCCGCGACCTCGAGCCGCCCGGCGCCGGCCAGGTCTACGTCCACGAGCTGCCCGGCATGCGCGTCGAGCTGCCGTCCGGCGAGTCGTTAGGCACCGTGGCCGGCGTCCTCGAGCTGCCCCAGGGCCTGGCCCTCGAGATCACCGACGGCGCGCGGAGCGCGCTGCTGCCGTTCCACGCCGAGTTCGTCCGCCACGTCGACCGCGCCGCGCGCCGCATCGTCGCCGTCCCGCCCACCGGATTGTTCGAATGA
- the trmD gene encoding tRNA (guanosine(37)-N1)-methyltransferase TrmD: protein MTLQVNIVTIFPEFFAAPLGLSIPARAAAAGAAAYRLIDLRDFTHDRHRTVDDYPFGGGPGMVMKPEPFFEAVESLDATGPVVLVSARGRAFTHADAVRYAAGDTLTILCGHYKDVDQRVADHLATEEISIGDYVLSGGEPAALVIVDATVRLLEGAMSDMDSARTDSHWTGGLSAPSYTRPAIFRGFAVPDVLMSGDHKRIEAWRRHASERLTRDRLAGSETAGTPHADDPPQP from the coding sequence ATGACGCTCCAGGTCAACATCGTCACCATCTTTCCGGAGTTCTTCGCCGCACCGTTAGGCCTGAGCATCCCCGCCCGCGCCGCCGCCGCCGGTGCCGCCGCCTACCGCCTCATCGACCTCCGCGACTTCACCCACGATCGCCACCGCACCGTCGACGACTACCCCTTCGGCGGCGGACCCGGCATGGTCATGAAACCGGAGCCGTTCTTCGAGGCCGTCGAATCGCTCGACGCCACCGGACCCGTCGTCCTCGTCTCCGCCCGCGGCCGCGCCTTCACGCACGCCGATGCCGTACGCTACGCCGCCGGCGACACCCTCACGATCCTCTGCGGCCACTACAAGGACGTCGACCAACGCGTCGCCGACCATCTCGCCACCGAAGAAATCTCCATCGGCGACTACGTCCTGAGCGGCGGTGAGCCCGCCGCCCTCGTCATCGTCGATGCAACCGTCCGACTCCTCGAAGGCGCGATGTCGGACATGGACAGCGCACGCACCGACTCCCACTGGACCGGTGGCTTGAGCGCGCCAAGTTACACGCGACCCGCCATCTTTCGCGGCTTCGCCGTGCCCGACGTCCTCATGTCCGGCGACCATAAGCGCATTGAAGCGTGGCGCCGCCACGCAAGCGAACGCTTGACGCGCGACCGACTCGCCGGCAGCGAGACCGCCGGAACGCCTCATGCGGATGATCCGCCGCAGCCGTGA
- a CDS encoding NAD-dependent succinate-semialdehyde dehydrogenase, translated as MKSINPATGQTLDEFDELTDAELDACLERAARAFEHHRLTSFAERARRMTRAAEILESEKNDLGAVMTLEMGKPLRSAAEEAAKCAWVCRHYAEHAQALLADEDVKTEASRSYIACQPLGAVLAVMPWNFPFWQVFRFAAPALMAGNVAVLKHASNVPRCALAIADVLRRAGFDCDEFQTLLIASSRVGDVIRDPRIAAVTLTGSEQAGSEVASVAGKMIKKTVLELGGSDPFIVMPSADLDKAAKVAVKARMVNNGESCIAAKRFIVHRDIAAEFEHRFVAGMQALVIGDPMDPKTDVGPLATPKIRDDVAMQVDRSVAAGARLVMGGKRIDGPGNYYAPTVLADIPRDAPAYREEVFGPVASLFRVESARDAITLANDTTFGLGASVWTRDSAERDAFVRDVQSGAVFVNAQVVSDPRLPFGGVKRSGYGRELSRDGIREFVNVKTILIAE; from the coding sequence ATGAAATCGATCAACCCTGCCACCGGACAAACGCTCGACGAGTTCGACGAGCTCACCGACGCCGAGCTCGATGCCTGTCTCGAGCGTGCCGCACGAGCCTTCGAGCACCACCGCCTGACCAGCTTCGCCGAACGAGCGCGCCGCATGACGCGCGCTGCCGAAATCCTCGAGAGCGAAAAGAATGACCTCGGCGCCGTCATGACGCTCGAGATGGGCAAACCGCTGCGCAGCGCGGCCGAGGAAGCCGCCAAGTGCGCGTGGGTCTGCCGCCACTATGCCGAGCACGCCCAGGCGCTGCTCGCCGACGAAGACGTGAAAACCGAGGCGTCACGCAGCTACATCGCCTGTCAACCGTTAGGCGCCGTGCTCGCGGTCATGCCGTGGAATTTTCCGTTCTGGCAGGTGTTCCGCTTTGCCGCGCCGGCGCTCATGGCCGGCAATGTCGCGGTGCTCAAACATGCCTCCAACGTGCCGCGCTGCGCGCTCGCCATCGCAGACGTGCTGCGCCGCGCCGGCTTCGACTGCGACGAATTCCAAACGCTGCTCATCGCGTCCTCGCGCGTCGGCGATGTCATCCGTGATCCGCGCATCGCCGCCGTCACGCTCACCGGCAGCGAGCAGGCGGGCAGTGAAGTCGCCAGCGTCGCCGGAAAGATGATCAAGAAGACGGTGCTCGAATTGGGCGGCAGCGATCCCTTCATCGTGATGCCGTCGGCCGATCTCGACAAAGCAGCGAAAGTCGCCGTCAAGGCGCGCATGGTGAACAACGGCGAATCCTGCATCGCGGCCAAGCGCTTCATCGTGCATCGGGACATCGCCGCCGAATTCGAGCACCGCTTCGTCGCCGGGATGCAAGCGCTCGTGATCGGCGACCCGATGGATCCCAAAACCGACGTCGGTCCGCTCGCGACGCCGAAAATCCGCGACGATGTCGCGATGCAAGTGGACCGGAGCGTCGCCGCCGGCGCACGCCTAGTCATGGGCGGCAAACGCATTGATGGGCCCGGCAATTACTATGCGCCCACCGTGCTGGCCGACATTCCGCGCGACGCGCCTGCGTATCGCGAAGAGGTGTTCGGCCCCGTCGCGTCGCTCTTTCGCGTCGAGAGCGCGCGCGACGCGATCACGCTCGCCAACGACACCACCTTCGGACTCGGCGCATCCGTCTGGACACGCGACTCCGCCGAGCGCGATGCATTCGTGCGCGACGTGCAAAGTGGAGCAGTGTTCGTGAATGCTCAGGTCGTTTCGGACCCGCGGCTGCCGTTCGGTGGCGTAAAACGTTCCGGCTACGGGCGCGAGTTATCGCGCGACGGCATTCGAGAA